A genomic stretch from Cryomorphaceae bacterium includes:
- a CDS encoding T9SS C-terminal target domain-containing protein has protein sequence IYDINGQLIQNEGFGHVGHSVSRLIHFNKNLATGMYLVNVMVDGERFATERLIIVH, from the coding sequence GATTTACGACATCAACGGACAGTTGATCCAGAATGAAGGATTTGGCCACGTGGGCCACAGCGTAAGCCGACTGATTCACTTCAACAAGAACCTCGCTACAGGAATGTACCTGGTCAATGTGATGGTGGATGGTGAGCGTTTTGCTACCGAGCGATTGATTATAGTACACTAA
- a CDS encoding transcription termination factor Rho encodes MYDIIELNSKKVTELRDIAKELKIAKTEGLKKQELIYKILDEQAVNPPAQAKTAPKKTESTEERNSESSRRPRARQAEKAEKVTPKPTRDTQKSEQKTSEADSTSPKEDEPAKEQRQEQHRERTDNRPQRSEPRGSQDRDKRRDNANRDGQSRDQRRDHRQDRNQDRNQDRGQDRNQDRNQDRSQDRGQDRNQDRQPREKQQPDYFFDNPVKTEGVIEIMPEGYGFLRSSDYNYLNSPDDVYISQSQIKLFGLKTGDTIIGEVRAPREGEKYFPLVKVDEINGRDPEFVRDRVPFKFLTPLFPDEKFNITARSGNISTRVMDLFSPIGKGQRGLIVAQPKTGKTILLQDVANAIAANHPEVYLIILLIDERPEEVTDMKRNVNAEVIASTFDEPADRHVKIANLVLEKAKRMVECGHDVVILLDSITRLARAYNTVSPASGKVLTGGVDANALQKPKRFFGAARKIENGGSLSILATALTETGSKMDEVIFEEFKGTGNMELQLDRKISNRRVYPAIDILASGTRREDLLLDKDTLQRVWILRKHLADMNPLEAMEFVKDRLERTKSNEEFLISMNG; translated from the coding sequence TTAAAATCGCTAAAACCGAGGGGCTTAAAAAACAAGAACTGATTTACAAAATTCTTGATGAGCAAGCTGTTAATCCACCTGCACAGGCCAAAACAGCGCCCAAAAAAACCGAATCCACCGAAGAGCGCAACAGTGAATCCAGCCGAAGGCCTCGTGCTCGACAGGCAGAAAAGGCAGAAAAAGTAACCCCAAAGCCGACACGCGACACCCAAAAAAGCGAGCAAAAAACAAGCGAAGCAGACTCAACCAGCCCAAAAGAAGACGAGCCAGCTAAGGAGCAGCGTCAGGAGCAGCACCGGGAGCGCACCGACAACCGACCTCAGCGGTCAGAACCGCGGGGATCTCAGGATCGTGATAAACGGCGTGACAATGCCAATCGCGATGGACAAAGCCGTGACCAACGTCGCGACCACCGTCAGGATCGCAATCAGGATCGCAATCAGGATAGAGGTCAGGACAGAAATCAGGATCGTAATCAGGATCGTAGCCAGGATAGAGGTCAGGACAGAAATCAGGATCGGCAGCCGCGCGAAAAACAGCAACCCGATTACTTTTTTGATAATCCGGTAAAAACCGAAGGCGTCATTGAAATCATGCCCGAAGGCTACGGCTTTTTGAGGTCGTCGGACTACAACTACCTCAACTCGCCCGACGATGTGTACATTTCACAATCGCAAATCAAACTTTTCGGATTAAAAACGGGGGATACCATCATCGGTGAAGTTCGTGCCCCACGCGAGGGAGAAAAATATTTCCCCCTGGTAAAGGTGGATGAAATCAACGGGCGCGACCCCGAATTTGTGCGCGACCGTGTTCCATTCAAATTCCTCACACCGCTTTTTCCCGACGAAAAGTTCAACATTACAGCGCGTTCAGGAAACATAAGTACCCGCGTAATGGACCTCTTTTCGCCCATCGGCAAAGGGCAGCGCGGACTGATTGTGGCCCAACCCAAAACCGGTAAAACAATTTTGCTCCAGGATGTTGCCAACGCCATTGCAGCCAACCACCCGGAGGTTTACCTGATCATTCTGCTTATTGACGAGCGTCCGGAAGAGGTTACAGACATGAAGCGCAACGTGAACGCCGAAGTCATTGCCTCTACCTTTGATGAGCCAGCCGACCGACACGTAAAAATTGCCAACCTGGTGCTTGAAAAAGCCAAGCGCATGGTAGAATGTGGCCACGATGTGGTAATTCTGCTCGACTCTATAACCCGTTTGGCCCGTGCATACAACACAGTTTCACCTGCTTCGGGTAAAGTACTGACCGGTGGTGTGGATGCCAACGCACTTCAAAAGCCCAAGCGCTTTTTTGGTGCCGCCCGGAAAATTGAAAACGGGGGATCACTGTCCATTCTCGCTACTGCACTTACAGAGACCGGCTCCAAAATGGACGAGGTGATTTTTGAAGAGTTCAAAGGCACCGGTAACATGGAACTTCAGCTCGACCGGAAGATCTCCAACCGACGTGTGTACCCGGCCATTGATATTCTGGCATCAGGTACGCGCCGCGAGGATTTGCTTCTGGACAAAGACACCCTGCAGCGCGTATGGATTTTGCGCAAGCACCTTGCAGATATGAATCCGCTGGAAGCCATGGAGTTTGTGAAAGATCGCCTCGAGCGGACCAAAAGCAACGAAGAGTTTTTGATTTCAATGAACGGCTAA